Within Triticum dicoccoides isolate Atlit2015 ecotype Zavitan chromosome 1B, WEW_v2.0, whole genome shotgun sequence, the genomic segment CACTCTACTATGTTATAACTTTGTTTCAAAATaaccaataattcaaaaaaaatctattGTTTTTGTGCACTCATATAATGCGTAGTATTATTTTTTACCGCAAAGTGCACTATTAGCTAAGGAATTAACAATACTGTTAGAAATCAAACTTCATGGGTTGCAAATATGAATTAACCGGGAAAATCAAATTttgatttttcaaactagaaaatTGTAGATGTTAGGGCACATCGGAGTTAAGGGAGGCAGTGCTCTTGTTACTAAAAGATCGTCTTCTAAGCCAAGCGCTAGTCGGGGTGGGGGTGGAGTGGGGAAGTACCTATATGGGCCCGATCTTGAGCAAAGCAATGGTACAGGCTTTCTTGTGAGAGTGGGATGTAAAACAAATTATACATAAAACCAATAACATATCATGTGTTGCTCTACAGACCACCGTCATTTGTTCAATGATATCTAAGGAGATAACATTTCCAACATCTTACACAAAGGACCATAATATGTTAATGATATCTAACGCACTCACTTGATCAATTAGTGAAACATATATGCATATTTAAAGATTGGttcatgttgcttttgcaattcaattGAATAGCTATTTCATTATTTCACCTATAATTTATCAAAACCCACAACAATATAGTTTGTCTCCGTTCGGTTGTTTTATTTTAAATTCTATAGTATAAATACATTATTCCAGGACATTGAGTATTTCTATATGTATGTGACTGTTCATTTATAGTTTTGGCAAGCAGAGGGAGAACGTTTGAGGCATCAACTACATAACTTGCAAGAAAATAATAGGTATGCTAAGTAAATTTATATGAATGATGTTCTAAAACAAATTAAGAATGAAATGGATACTGATTTTTCATGTGCAATAATTTGAAATATCATAAACTCAAATCCTTAATAGATGTAATATTCATACTCAAAAAACAATAATTACACATTTGCGCTAATTTGCTAAACCATTTCAGGCAATTGTTGGGACAACATTTATCTGGCTTAGGTTTGGAAGACTTAAGTGGTTTAGAGAAGCAACTAGAAACGAGCCTACATAACATTCGACTAGCAAAGGTAATGCTTAACGTTACCATGATCGTACATCTTTGTAGTGGCACTAATCATATTGTTCTTTCCAGGACCAACTTACGATTGATGAAATTGAAGAGTTCAATAAGAAGGTCAATTTGTGATTTCACCATTGCAACACTACTACCACCATATCACAGAGGGCGGCCCATTTTATTTCCAATTAGCCTAACCTTTTTTAACTGCAGGGAAACCTCGTACACCAAGAAAATGTTGAGCTGCACAAGGAACTAAATATCATTCATCAAGAGAATATATATTTGCAAAGCAAGGTGCGTAGGTATAAGAGAACCACCCATGCAAAATTAAAATAAGATAAAGGGAGTATAGAAGAGTACTCCTTATATAATACACAAACCTTGCATGTCTGTAAGTTGTCATGCATATTCAATTCAATTTTTCAGCTAAATGGGCAGCCAGAAGCAAATGGGGCGATTACAAGTTCTTCTAGCCAGTGCAGCATTGCTGCTCGAGATGGTGCAAATCTAGTTCGTTTGGAACTCAGCAAACCACATCATGCGGAAAAGGATGAGGAACCAGAATCACCAACACTGGGGTATGGTGAAATTTGTGTTCTTTAATTTGTCTTTGCCTATTAAATTGTTAAGACAAAGTAAACATATGAGCTAACACAGAGGGCAACCTCTCCTATTCAATGCATGAAACAGTCTTTGACTACCAGCGGACTGATGGACGAGGCCAGAAGTTTCAACTAAAAGCTGAAAGGTCTGTCAGATGATCGACCAGAGTTTTGATGTGGCAATTCTATTCTCAATCAAATGCTAGTTGTTGTTTCCAGTACGTCTACCCGTGAATTGTACATATAAAATTTGATTGTGAGATTTGCAACTTGCTCCAGGtaattttctttttcttgttctcaAAATATGATAGTACTTGTGGCTAGCAAAGGAACGAGAACATCATTATTGAATCCCTAGACTCCATAAACATGCATTCATATCCATGTATACCAGTGGGTCGCACTTGTTATTTTCAAGGAACTAGCACACCGTGTCGGGTGTACAATGTGCAAACCGGGTTGAGTTTGCTTGAGTACATTTTTCTTAAGAAAATTCCCAATTTCACCGCTAACAATTATAATATGACCAAGTGTACAAACACAAACCAATAAAAAGTTGTTCATCAACAAAAGTTCAATTGTTAGATTCCATTGGCTTGCAAAACCTAGGACGATATTGAGATCATCATTATCATTGGAAGGAACTATAGAAAATCACCACAAAGACAGGTTGTCAATTTTTCATGATTGCCATGGACAAAGGTTCATGGACCATTATTACATATTTAGAGGACTAGACATCCCAAAAAGATGAAAAGGCTCATGGCAGCGGCGACCCATGCAGGGGGCTGGTGGTGCGTCTAGGCGACTAGATGCGGTGGCTACGTGGTGGTGGTGGCATTCCACGATGGCCGGTGAACTTCTAGAATTTGATCGACCAGCGGCGGCATGTGGGGTTGCGAGCGGCGGCGCCTAGGCTGCTTGGAATGGCATGGTGTCTTGCCCCAGGATGCGCGAGGGTTGGGCGTGAGGCTGTGGCGGTGGGGTGTGCTATGGGAGACGGTGGTGGATCTGCCTGCCTGATTTGGTGTGGGCGGCCCTCTGTCCGGCTGTTTGTCAGCGGGTGGGATGGACTTCTCTGGTGGCCTCGGTTGCTAGGGGTGGTTCGGCAGCGGTGTGGTGTAGGCGACGCATCTGGCTTGGGCGAGACGACATGATTGCAGGTCCCGGCTAGATCTATGGCTATGGGCGCTGCTCCGGCCTAGTTCGCTTCGTGGCGTGGACCCAGGAGTGGTGTCGTTGCCGTGCTTAGGCTCGTTAGGATCTTGGTGGTGGCACCAGTCAACGGCGCGGCCTCGCGGCTCCAGCGGTGGTGGCTGCTATTTGTCAGTGGGGTGCGGGCGGTGGTGGCATCCTCCCCTCTCCTAGGTCTGAGCCTACAAAGCATGAGGTGCTCACGTGACCGAGGAAGGTTGGGTCCTAGGGTTCGTTCTCGGGCGGGCTAGATCTGGGCTTGAGGCGGATCGGAGCTTCCGCTCCGGGTAGCTGTGGATGGGCATGGTCCAGGTGGCGGTTAATGGTGGCATTCCCCGTGCTCACCCGGTAGCGATGGGGTGCCGCGGCTGTTGTGTTTGGTGGCGGTGCGATCCGGGCCGTGGATGTCTTCGGCGTGCGGCATGGATCTGCTTCGTGCTGGTGGACGGCGTCTGGCATGTAGGTACGAGGGGTTGACTAGGTCTGCGTTGGTTTCCTTCGTGTTGTGCACTTTGTGTCTGCTACTTGCTCATGGAGCCGGTCCGAGTTAGGCTCTTCGGGTGTTGCCATGTCATCGGACGGATCGGCTGCGGTGATCATCGGCTTTGCGTCGTTcgaggtgctcgacggcggccgtCGGCGGTCAGTAAGTTGCATACAGGCGGTCCACCAGGACCGAGAAGGGAGGCAGGTGTGGGCGCCTCCTACTATGGAACGAAATGTTGGGCTAGGAACGAAATGTGGTCCCTTTCACTCCTACAAATGTGGCAGGGGGTCATGACGTGGATCGCCGGTGGTGTCCGGGGCCATGGATGTCGGGGCCGTGGTCTCGGATGGTGAGCCTCGCGGTTCGCTTTTCCGGTAGACTCCGTGGTGGTGGTCGTGACTCTACTTCTTGGTTGTGTGGGCAGcaaggggtggagtggtgggaggcTCCGGTAGTGTCCAGATCTGGTGTGGATGGGCGGGCCCTCATGGAGATGTTGATCGGGACTCCCCTGGTGGCCGGCGAGTGTCCGAGCGAAGCTTCTCGCTATCTGGCGCTGGCATCGACGGCGCTTGTGGGTGTTGCTTGCTTCTTGGAGTCGTCGTTGTGGGTCTCGTTATGCCAGGGCTCCAGCTGAAAACCTCtgtcagttttcttggactcggcaACAGCGACGCTTCGCGCTGTCACCTTTTTTGGGGCGTTGTCGTGGAGCTCAAGAGTCTTCGGTCGGGTCTTGACGAGATGTTAGTTTGCTCTAGGTTATTCTTGTAGTTCTTGATCTACTTTGTAAGAGGGCATCCTCATCATTGGTATCATTCGACCGTATATTTTTTTATGTTACTTTATCTATAACGCGGGACGAAAATCTATTTTGAGATATCTACCTGTGGATATTGACACGCCAAAGGAACACGCACGTACACAGCGGCCGGATGGCATGAACACAAAGCACGCACACGAAACTTGGGTGATGGCCACGGGGTGTGACGCTCCTGTTGAATACTTTATTGCTTCACGGTTGGTTGATTACAAGCGGTAGCGCTGCACTTATATAAACATATCTTTATCTACTAATAAACCAGCGATCGCTTTTGGCCGTCTTTCATGGTTGTTTTGCGAAAAAGCCCCTCGATTTATaggaaatcaacccgcagtccctgtTTTAGTGGCACCCTGAGAAAACATTTTACTTTTACAAAAATAACCCTGTAAACCCGCTCGGGCCCGAACCGAACCGCAGCGCCGCCCGCAGCTCCCTCCTGCCCTCGCTCCCCTCACGCCCGCAAGCCGCGTCGCCGGCGACCCACACCTCCGCCACGCCCCGCCGCCAGCGACCTTCAGCCGCTCCAACGCCTCACCCCtttcccttctcctccttcctcttagTCTACTCTCACCTCTCTCCCTCTTTCTCGCCGAACATGGACCTCCAGGAGGGCCATGGCGCCACCGGCCCTCAATCTTGCCGGATCCGGCGGCCTCCACGCCAAATCCGCCATAAATGGATCCACCCCGGCCAGATCCGCCCGGATCCGACCGGGCCCCGCCATCGTCGCCACCGGAGCGCCGCCCCGCTCGACGTGCAGCGCCACCGCTGCCTATCCCAGCCCACGTCTGCATGAGGATGACGCTCGTCCCGCTCGCTCACATCACTCGCTCTTCTGCCGCTCTGTCACCGCCCACCCGTGGCACCACCTTGAGATCAGCCCCGACGCCACCACCGAGCTCCCCTGTGCTCGTTGGGCACCCGCGGTCCTAAATTTGGCTGGTTTAAATTAAGTTGGAAGAAAAGGAAGGGGAGACACGCAGGAGAGCTCGCCGGCGGCAGCGCTTGCCCCGGGCGCGGGGGTGATTAGCCGATGCGGTGGTGGCCATGGGCGCCGGTGGCTGGAAGAGGTACAGAGGAGAAGGGGCGCAAGAGGAGAGAGATGATAGGAAGGGGAGGGCTAGCGGGCTTGTGAAGGTCGACGACGGCAAAGTTGACGCCCGTGCCGTGGGGGAAGCGGATCTTGGCTGGGGAAGGGAGGGAGAGGAGTGGCGGTTGCACCCGGTGCGGCGGCGAGGGGAAGTAAGCGCGAGGTCAGAGGCGCGGGAGCATGGGAGGTCGCCCCCTGGGCAGGTTCGATCTTTGGCTCT encodes:
- the LOC119300969 gene encoding MADS-box transcription factor 23-like, whose protein sequence is MVRGKTVIEKIENTTSRQVTFSKRKGGLFKKARELGVLCDAQVGVLLFSNTGRLYDYSNSNSGMKSLLERYQQVKEGQQFMSASAQAKFWQAEGERLRHQLHNLQENNRQLLGQHLSGLGLEDLSGLEKQLETSLHNIRLAKDQLTIDEIEEFNKKGNLVHQENVELHKELNIIHQENIYLQSKLNGQPEANGAITSSSSQCSIAARDGANLVRLELSKPHHAEKDEEPESPTLGL